Proteins found in one Panicum hallii strain FIL2 chromosome 4, PHallii_v3.1, whole genome shotgun sequence genomic segment:
- the LOC112888410 gene encoding putative F-box protein At3g25750, with product MAGRRRRRRGHLRQERSPLAPPPEDPTPREPTTRREVAIPDRPLKKTCHASSSTSTSMSGPDVWADLLDSLLLQIIALLSSFRDLLALIGTCRSWRAALSSLPPAFSFNFPPLHLQPDDYDPHPHRNYVKHSLLSNTKWQLVDPAKQTSSLRCSAPQNRRVHMRYLGCSYGYLIFSNLEQCLLVDAYSGATVKPPKLKSTGNHDIYCGFLVAPINSSNSRLLFCSRSSMFQWQVGSNSWSEHPLDVERILQVVFFKGEMFAMDLLGRLHRISFVPQLNMQEVAVMWGEDMVVGMSYKQWLVVCGDMLLLVDFSVSIDPFSGFSGTFKVFRLDSTVEPAKWVKVDNLGDNALFLSIDRRNPTFSCMSPERWGGKSNSIYVANPSADCNEPWSVVELGEVVPGTTYSSEPIMAPRPGIHHQQLQSLWVLPSLVYGVG from the exons atggccggccgccgccgccgccgccgcggacaTCTCCGACAAGAACGGTCGCCGCTGGCGCCTCCGCCAGAAGATCCCACGCCGAGGGAACCCACCACTCGCAG GGAAGTTGCCATTCCAGATAGGCCCCTCAAGAAAACCTGCCATGCTTCAAGCTCTACCTCAACTTCCATGTCTGGCCCTGATGTCTGGGCAGATCTCCTGGACAGCCTACTTCTCCAAATAATTGCCCTACTTAGCTCATTCCGTGACCTCCTTGCTTTGATCGGCACTTGCCGCTCTTGGCGCGCTGCCCTCTCTTCCCTCCCACCTGCATTCAGCTTCAACTTTCCACCCCTCCACCTCCAACCAGATGATTATGATCCTCATCCCCATCGTAATTACGTCAAGCACAGCCTTTTATCCAATACCAAGTGGCAGCTTGTTGATCCTGCAAAGCAAACCTCCTCCCTTCGCTGTTCAGCACCCCAAAACCGTCGGGTTCACATGCGGTATTTGGGCTGCTCATATGGTTATCTTATCTTCTCCAATTTGGAGCAATGCCTCCTTGTTGATGCATACAGTGGTGCTACCGTGAAGCCTCCCAAACTCAAATCCACTGGCAACCATGATATCTACTGTGGATTCCTTGTAGCTCCCATCAACTCATCCAATTCGCGTCTCCTCTTTTGCTCAAGATCATCCATGTTCCAGTGGCAGGTTGGATCAAACTCTTGGTCAGAGCACCCTCTTGATGTTGAACGCATCCTTCAGGTCGTGTTCTTCAAAGGTGAGATGTTTGCCATGGACTTGCTTGGGAGGCTCCACAGAATAAGCTTTGTGCCTCAGCTCAACATGCAGGAAGTAGCAGTTATGTGGGGAGAGGACATGGTTGTAGGCATGAGTTATAAGCAATGGTTGGTGGTCTGTGGTGACATGCTTCTCTTGGTTGACTTCTCAGTAAGCATTGACCCCTTTTCTGGCTTCAGTGGCACCTTTAAAGTCTTCCGCCTTGACTCTACGGTTGAACCAGCTAAGTGGGTAAAGGTGGATAACTTGGGAGACAATGCTCTCTTTCTTAGCATTGATAGGAGGAATCCTACATTCTCATGCATGAGCCCTGAAAGATGGGGAGGAAAAAGCAACAGTATTTACGTCGCCAACCCATCTGCAGATTGTAATGAACCTTGGAGTGTGGTCGAGCTTGGTGAGGTGGTGCCTGGCACTACTTACAGTTCAGAACCCATCATGGCACCCAGACCCGGTATCCATCACCAGCAACTGCAAAGCCTTTGGGTGCTCCCCAGTTTGGTTTATGGCGTTGGGTGA